The DNA segment CCCGTCGACGTCGCCCTCGACTCGCTGAGCGGGGGCGGCATGGCCGTGGCCGTGCCACTGCTCGCCGACGGCGAGGTCCGCGCGACCTATGCGGCACTGCTCTCCGCTGCGCCCTCCGGCTCGGCCGGGGGGCCGGGCGCCGGGCGCGCCGGCGGGACGTCGGGGACCGGCTCGAGCCGTGGGCTCGACCTGTTGCGCGACGTCGAGATGGAGGTGACGGCGGAGCTGGGGCGTACGCGGATGACCGTCCGCGAGCTGCTCTCGCTCGCGCCCGGCGCGGTCGTCGAGCTCGACCGCGCGGCCGGCAGCCCGGCCGACCTGCTGGTCAACGGCACGTTGATCGCCCGCGGCGAGGTCGTCGTCGTCGACGAGGACTTCGGCATCCGCATCACCGAGATCGTGGGCCCGAAGGCCGACACCGAGGGCGCCGCGTGACCGGTTCCACCTTCGGGATGCTCCTGCGGCTGTTCCTGTCGCTGGGCGTCGTCATCGCGCTCATGTGGCTGGCCGCGCGCGTGCTGCGCGGGTCGATGGGCGGCCGCAACACCGGCGCGCTGGAGATCCTGGCCCGCCAGCAGCTCTCCCGCGGCGCCTCGGTCTCGGTCGTTCGCGTCGCCGACCGCGCCCTCGTGGTCGGTGTCACGGACACCCAGGTCACGCTGCTCACGGAGACCGATCTCGAGCTGATCCAGCTCGCCCAGGAGGCGGGCACCGAGGCAACCGACGCCGACGCCGACACCTCGGTCTCGGTGGACGAGGACGGGAACGTGCGTATCGTGACGGCAAAGCCCGCCCGTCCCGCTGTGGGCACCGGCCCGCTCGCGGGCAGCATCCTGAGCCCCGACACCTGGCGTCGGACGGTCAACGCGCTGCGCGAGCGGTCGACGAGGCGATGATGAGCTGCCTGCCCACGCCCCGCCGCCTCCTGCGGCATGCCCTCGCCACCGCCACCGTCGGCGGGACGTTCCTGCTCGTCGGCGGCGCCCCCGCGTACGCCGCGGAGCCCGGCCCCGGAGGCCCGCAGGGCCCCGGCTCGCCCACCGGCCCGACCAGCGTCAACGTCGACCTCGGCGGCCTCGTCGGGCGGCCCAGCACGTCGATCGTCACCATCCTGGCGATCACCCTGCTGGCCGTCGCCCCCTCGCTGCTGCTCATGACCACGAGCTTCACCAAGGTCTTCGTGGTGCTCGGCCTGACCCGCAACGCGCTGGGCGTGCAGAACGTCCCGCCCAACCAGGTCCTGGCCGGCCTGGCGCTGTTCATCTCGCTGTTCATCATGGCGCCGACCCTCAGCGAGGTGAACGAGCGCGGGGTCCAGCCCTTCCTGGCGGGGGACAAGACCCAGTCGCAGGCGTTCAACGACGGCGTGCAGCCCCTGCGCGAGTTCATGGTCGACCGGACCCGCAAGGACGAGCTGGCTCTTTTCACTAAGGTCGCGGGGGAGGGCAAGCCGACATCTGCAGCAGAGGTTCCGCTGTCGACGCTGGTCCCGGCCTTCGTCCTCTCGGAGCTGAAGAGCGCGTTCATCATCGGCTTCATCATCTTCATCCCGTTCCTCGTGATCGACATCGTCGTCAGCGCGGCGCTGATGTCGCTCGGGATGATGATGCTGCCGCCGGTCATGATCTCGCTCCCGTTCAAGCTCCTGCTGTTCGTCCTGGTGGACGGTTGGGGGCTTGTCGTGACAGCCCTCGTCTCCTCCTACACCTAGGACTTCGATGACCGACGCCGCCATCCTCGAGATCGCTCTCCAGACCATGATCGTCGCCGCGAAGCTCTCGGCCCCCATGCTGCTGACGGCCCTCGGGATCGGTTTTGCGATCTCGCTCTTCCAGTCCGTGACGCAGATCCAGGAGGCGACGCTGAGCTTCGTCCCCAAGGCGATCGGCGTCGGCATCGCGGTCCTCTTCTCGGGCAACTGGATGATCCACGAGCTGGTCAGCTTCACCCACCAGCTGTTCGAGAAGGTCCCCACCCTGTTGTCGGCGGGCTGAGTGTGAACGTCGAGATCGCCGCACCGCTGCTGGTCGGGCTGCTCCTCGCGAGCGTCCGGGCGGCGGCCTGGCTCCTGATCGCGCCGCCCTTCGCGTCGCGGGCCGTGCCGGGCGCGGTCAAGGCGATCCTGGCGGTCGCGCTCTCGCTGCCGGTGGCTCCCCGGCTCGCGGAGACGGTCCCGGAGCTGACGGCGGCGGGGCTGATCACCAGCGCGGTGCTCCAGGCGTTCACCGGGGCGGCGCTCGGCTTCATCACCTACCTGCTCTTCCAGGCGGTCCAGTCGGCCGGTGACCTGATCGACCTCTTCGGCGGGTTCTCGGTCGCCATGGGCTACGACCCGTTGTCGATGACGCAGAACAGCGTCTTCGGCCGCTTCACCTCACAGCTCGCGGTGGTCCTGCTCTTCGCCCTCAACGGGCACCTGCTCGTCATCCGCGGCTTCCTCGAGTCCTACGACGCGGTGCCGCTGAGCGCCTCGATCGACGTCGAGCGGCTCAGCGAGGTCCTTGTCACGAGCATCGGCGAGTTCCTCCTCGCCGCCCTGCAGATCGCCGCACCCCTGATCGGAGTCCTCTTCGTGGTCGACGTGGGCCTCGGGCTGCTGACCCGCATCGCCCCGGCGCTGAACCCGTTCATGCTCGGCTTCCCCGCCAAGATCCTGGCCACCCTGCTGCTCTTCGGTGCCTGCGTCCCGCTCATCCCGGGCGCGGTCGACCGGGTCGTCGACATGGGCCTGCGGGCCGTCGCCGCGGCGGTGGGCTGATGTCCGGGGAGAAGACCGAGAAGCCCACAGCCAAGAAGCGGAAGGAAGCCCGCAAGGAAGGCCAGTTCCCCCGGACCGCCGACTTCGGCGCCTGGGTCGGTGTGCTCGCGGCCAGCTTCATCCTTCCCCACGCCATCGGCAGCGCGATGGACAACACGAGCGCGCTGTTCGTCGAGGCCTCCACGCTGATCGAGGACCCCGAGCCGGCGCAGGCGCTGTCCCTGCTGTCCGAGGCCGCCAAGCTGCTCGTCACGATCGTCGCGCCGCTCTGCCTCGTTCTGCTCGCGGTGGCCGTTCTCTCGCACGCCGCCCAGGGCGGCATCCCCGTCGCCACCAAGAAGTTCAAGCCCGACTTCAAGCACCTGAACCCGATCTCCGGCATCAAGCGGCTGTTCGGGCCGCAGGGCGCCTGGGAGGGGATCAAGACCCTGTTGAAGGTCGGGGTGCTCGCCTTCGTGGTGTGGCACGCGATGCGGGGGATCCATCCGTTGCTCGCCCGCGGTAGCTCGATGCCGCTCTCGACGGTGCTGGACGCCGTCGGGGACACCGTGATCACCTTGATGCGGCAGGCCGCAATGGCCGGCCTGGTCCTCGCCGCCGCCGACTACGCCGTCGTGCGTCACCGCATCGAGAAGGGCATGCGGATGAGCAAGCAGGACATCAAGGACGAGTACAAGCAGGCCGAGGGCGACCCGCACGTCAAGGGCCAGATCCGGTCCCGCCAGATGGCGATGAGCCGCAACCGCATGATGGCCGACGCCGCGAACGCGGACGTCGTGCTGGTGAACCCGACGCACGTCGCGGTGGCGCTCCGCTACGACCCCGCCACGGGGGGCGCGCCACGCGTCGTCGCGAAGGGCGCCGGCGCGCTGGCCGCGAAGATCCGTGCCATCGCCGACGAGAACCGCATCCCGATGGTCCAGGACGTCCCGCTGGCCCGCACGCTCTACAAGGCGGTCGACGTCGGCGGCGAGGTCCCGCCCGACCTCTACAACGCGATCGCCCGGGTGCTCGCGTTCGTGCTGTCGCTCAAGGCGCGCGGCTCGGCCGCCGGCATGCACCGGGTGCCCGTGCACTGAGGGCCCGGGCGAACGGTCAGCCGGTCGGCGCCGCCGGCATCGCCGTGGAGTTGCG comes from the Motilibacter aurantiacus genome and includes:
- the fliO gene encoding flagellar biosynthetic protein FliO, with protein sequence MTGSTFGMLLRLFLSLGVVIALMWLAARVLRGSMGGRNTGALEILARQQLSRGASVSVVRVADRALVVGVTDTQVTLLTETDLELIQLAQEAGTEATDADADTSVSVDEDGNVRIVTAKPARPAVGTGPLAGSILSPDTWRRTVNALRERSTRR
- the fliR gene encoding flagellar biosynthetic protein FliR, which gives rise to MNVEIAAPLLVGLLLASVRAAAWLLIAPPFASRAVPGAVKAILAVALSLPVAPRLAETVPELTAAGLITSAVLQAFTGAALGFITYLLFQAVQSAGDLIDLFGGFSVAMGYDPLSMTQNSVFGRFTSQLAVVLLFALNGHLLVIRGFLESYDAVPLSASIDVERLSEVLVTSIGEFLLAALQIAAPLIGVLFVVDVGLGLLTRIAPALNPFMLGFPAKILATLLLFGACVPLIPGAVDRVVDMGLRAVAAAVG
- the fliP gene encoding flagellar type III secretion system pore protein FliP (The bacterial flagellar biogenesis protein FliP forms a type III secretion system (T3SS)-type pore required for flagellar assembly.): MMSCLPTPRRLLRHALATATVGGTFLLVGGAPAYAAEPGPGGPQGPGSPTGPTSVNVDLGGLVGRPSTSIVTILAITLLAVAPSLLLMTTSFTKVFVVLGLTRNALGVQNVPPNQVLAGLALFISLFIMAPTLSEVNERGVQPFLAGDKTQSQAFNDGVQPLREFMVDRTRKDELALFTKVAGEGKPTSAAEVPLSTLVPAFVLSELKSAFIIGFIIFIPFLVIDIVVSAALMSLGMMMLPPVMISLPFKLLLFVLVDGWGLVVTALVSSYT
- a CDS encoding flagellar biosynthetic protein FliQ, encoding MTDAAILEIALQTMIVAAKLSAPMLLTALGIGFAISLFQSVTQIQEATLSFVPKAIGVGIAVLFSGNWMIHELVSFTHQLFEKVPTLLSAG
- the fliN gene encoding flagellar motor switch protein FliN, encoding MTTVAPEVLEAVVAAAEAAASALPSAAPLVPGTPVFDITAAPVPADAATAVVAGLTGSVRGSSLVVIGADLVDALRSSPLGELDVSAAVQPALTAAGAAFGQVVVETGRELPVDVALDSLSGGGMAVAVPLLADGEVRATYAALLSAAPSGSAGGPGAGRAGGTSGTGSSRGLDLLRDVEMEVTAELGRTRMTVRELLSLAPGAVVELDRAAGSPADLLVNGTLIARGEVVVVDEDFGIRITEIVGPKADTEGAA
- a CDS encoding EscU/YscU/HrcU family type III secretion system export apparatus switch protein, with amino-acid sequence MSGEKTEKPTAKKRKEARKEGQFPRTADFGAWVGVLAASFILPHAIGSAMDNTSALFVEASTLIEDPEPAQALSLLSEAAKLLVTIVAPLCLVLLAVAVLSHAAQGGIPVATKKFKPDFKHLNPISGIKRLFGPQGAWEGIKTLLKVGVLAFVVWHAMRGIHPLLARGSSMPLSTVLDAVGDTVITLMRQAAMAGLVLAAADYAVVRHRIEKGMRMSKQDIKDEYKQAEGDPHVKGQIRSRQMAMSRNRMMADAANADVVLVNPTHVAVALRYDPATGGAPRVVAKGAGALAAKIRAIADENRIPMVQDVPLARTLYKAVDVGGEVPPDLYNAIARVLAFVLSLKARGSAAGMHRVPVH